A genome region from Proteus vulgaris includes the following:
- a CDS encoding insulinase family protein, whose translation MQGVMTRILLGSVMFGAVVCQVQAEALQPDPAWQEGRLANGFQWQILQTPQRPNDRIQIRLLVNTGSLSEKSSETGFSSLVSKLNVLENTGLTPEKRDNLWKNALDPDYPLPPMIVSYDFTVYNLSLPNNQPELLKDAFALLAGIAKPAQYTEDAVRNAVQSPLPVATFPLNIEDPIWRSRLEGSNLKGHNPGKPVNQSVNTKELSDYQQRWYTPDMMTLYVAGNVDNRVLTESINQAFSPLSGKRVTPVPVPVLADMKPETLYVQEPMRAKDQIALIWDLDWSPVKDSDTLNKYWLSDLAREVIFVHLGRSLEQRKENDSTQINIDCRVQYQRASCSLNLDTATAHIPALASWVGEELGRLRNQGISDELYQELQQEKQLQLTQLFARYAKTSTAILINQRLLSQQSNIIDIPPEQYQRLRQAFLAGLTKETLNQELSRVLSEDITFVLTQSGETPTVNLGELRIQFEKQVHPEMTNTPAPVATNATPNKAIEAPAATTPAPTKKL comes from the coding sequence ATGCAGGGTGTAATGACACGAATTTTATTGGGAAGCGTTATGTTCGGCGCTGTTGTTTGCCAAGTTCAAGCAGAGGCTTTACAGCCTGATCCAGCTTGGCAAGAAGGGCGACTAGCAAATGGCTTTCAGTGGCAAATTTTACAAACACCGCAACGCCCAAATGATAGAATACAGATCCGTTTATTAGTCAATACGGGTTCTTTATCAGAAAAAAGCAGTGAAACGGGTTTTTCATCCTTGGTGTCCAAACTTAATGTTTTGGAAAATACAGGTTTAACGCCAGAGAAACGTGATAACTTATGGAAAAATGCGTTAGATCCTGATTATCCGTTGCCTCCAATGATCGTTTCATACGATTTTACTGTTTATAATCTAAGTTTACCGAATAATCAGCCTGAGCTGTTAAAGGATGCTTTTGCATTATTAGCGGGTATTGCTAAACCTGCACAATATACTGAAGATGCGGTTCGTAACGCAGTTCAATCACCACTTCCCGTTGCAACGTTTCCCCTTAATATTGAAGATCCTATCTGGCGCTCACGTCTTGAAGGGTCTAATTTAAAAGGCCACAATCCGGGCAAACCGGTTAATCAATCTGTCAATACGAAAGAGCTGTCAGATTACCAACAGCGTTGGTATACCCCAGATATGATGACTCTCTATGTTGCAGGTAATGTTGATAATCGAGTATTGACTGAAAGTATTAATCAGGCCTTTTCTCCTCTATCAGGAAAGCGTGTAACCCCCGTTCCAGTACCTGTTCTTGCCGATATGAAACCTGAAACGTTATATGTGCAAGAGCCTATGCGTGCAAAGGATCAAATTGCTTTAATTTGGGATTTAGACTGGTCGCCAGTAAAAGATTCGGACACGTTAAATAAATATTGGTTAAGTGATTTAGCTCGTGAAGTGATTTTTGTGCATTTAGGTCGTAGCCTTGAACAGCGTAAGGAAAACGACAGTACGCAAATTAACATTGATTGCCGAGTACAATATCAGCGTGCAAGTTGTTCTTTAAATCTTGATACTGCCACAGCGCATATTCCTGCATTAGCATCATGGGTAGGAGAAGAATTGGGGCGCTTGCGTAACCAAGGTATTAGTGATGAGTTATACCAAGAGCTACAACAAGAGAAACAACTTCAATTAACTCAATTGTTTGCTCGTTATGCGAAAACCAGTACGGCTATTTTAATTAATCAGCGTTTGTTATCACAACAAAGTAATATTATTGATATTCCACCTGAACAATATCAGCGCTTACGCCAAGCCTTTTTAGCGGGTTTAACAAAAGAGACATTAAATCAGGAGCTTTCAAGAGTTTTATCTGAAGATATTACTTTTGTATTAACGCAAAGTGGTGAAACGCCAACGGTAAATCTAGGTGAATTACGAATTCAATTTGAAAAGCAAGTTCATCCTGAAATGACAAATACACCTGCACCGGTTGCAACTAATGCTACACCAAATAAAGCGATTGAAGCGCCTGCTGCAACAACTCCAGCACCAACGAAGAAATTGTAA
- a CDS encoding HAMP domain-containing protein — MKPHLKHSLTIKQMAAVAGVTLVTIAIFISIQLVYLIDQRREDYQNQLFNAGVSIQQPLADALLRSDLNDAKQQIVALKATGILGKAIVMQPENVQVMNLDFAPKKEVSEFSSWLFGIPVEAVIPLQPLGITSTDDKSYSGHLILQADTNRFYRFASNTVALMLTTYLLMGLILTVAISWCINRIVVKPLRQIAVTLNKDNKVSALSCPKSHCDDEIGLLVKGYNHQKSEQKLPKV, encoded by the coding sequence GTGAAACCTCATCTTAAACATTCATTAACAATAAAACAGATGGCCGCTGTTGCGGGCGTTACGTTGGTGACTATTGCTATTTTTATCAGTATTCAGCTTGTTTATTTAATAGATCAACGGCGTGAAGATTATCAAAATCAGCTTTTTAATGCCGGTGTAAGTATCCAGCAACCACTTGCTGATGCATTGTTACGATCAGATTTGAACGATGCTAAACAACAAATCGTTGCACTAAAAGCAACAGGCATTTTAGGTAAAGCGATTGTTATGCAACCTGAAAATGTGCAAGTGATGAATTTAGACTTTGCACCTAAAAAAGAAGTCTCTGAATTCTCAAGCTGGCTTTTTGGTATCCCCGTTGAAGCTGTTATTCCTTTACAGCCATTAGGTATTACTTCAACAGATGATAAGTCCTATAGTGGTCATCTCATTTTACAGGCAGATACAAATCGTTTTTATCGTTTTGCCAGTAATACTGTTGCATTGATGCTAACAACATATCTGCTGATGGGGCTTATTCTGACGGTTGCTATTAGTTGGTGTATTAACCGTATTGTTGTAAAACCTTTACGCCAAATCGCCGTGACCCTCAACAAAGATAACAAAGTTTCAGCGTTATCTTGTCCCAAATCACATTGTGATGACGAGATTGGTTTGCTGGTTAAAGGATATAATCATCAAAAATCTGAGCAAAAATTGCCAAAGGTCTGA
- a CDS encoding filamentous hemagglutinin N-terminal domain-containing protein, whose product MMKKLNLFAKSRYGLLILCLSTNVYSSDNGIVVDTHKYKDLKVVKTKEGIETVFIEKPDENGSSFNSFTSFNVNHAGAIIDNRSAKANIIINEVTSQETSKLNGNLSVLGSTSALIIANPNGIECNQCQFSGVNHVSLVTGINDVNNKDHYNISDKEIIINGMGKTPKKQTINIVSNNIKIYGNNKINDLNILNGYNKTVFGDYLWDGLNQHYGIFTIKDGAVLTTDSFKLDGGEFFIDGRLRTININIKSSEAININKNAKLVIFNRNRNDKFNSVQTIESKDFKVRGQLSIINNNVIFNTDNMELNNDNKVTIKHASVLFNVKGKSFLVKDKKSLLININESKKKGENLFGRDDF is encoded by the coding sequence ATGATGAAAAAATTAAATCTATTTGCTAAGTCCCGTTATGGTTTATTAATTTTATGTTTATCAACTAATGTCTATTCATCTGATAATGGAATTGTTGTTGATACTCATAAATATAAAGATTTGAAAGTGGTTAAAACCAAAGAAGGTATTGAAACGGTATTTATTGAAAAACCCGATGAAAATGGATCCTCTTTTAACTCTTTTACGTCATTCAATGTTAATCATGCAGGCGCTATTATTGATAATCGTTCTGCTAAAGCCAATATCATTATTAATGAGGTCACTTCACAAGAAACAAGTAAGCTAAACGGTAATTTATCTGTTTTAGGAAGTACATCCGCACTTATCATTGCTAATCCTAATGGTATCGAGTGTAATCAGTGCCAATTTTCTGGTGTTAATCATGTGTCGTTAGTGACAGGAATTAATGATGTAAACAATAAAGATCATTATAATATTTCTGATAAAGAAATCATTATTAATGGTATGGGAAAGACACCTAAAAAACAGACAATAAATATTGTATCAAATAATATTAAGATATATGGTAATAATAAGATAAATGATTTAAATATTCTTAATGGATATAATAAAACAGTTTTTGGTGATTATCTATGGGATGGATTAAATCAACATTATGGTATCTTCACTATCAAAGATGGGGCAGTTCTAACAACGGATAGTTTTAAATTAGATGGTGGTGAGTTTTTTATTGATGGACGATTGAGAACAATCAATATAAATATAAAGAGCAGTGAAGCAATCAATATTAATAAAAATGCCAAGTTAGTCATTTTTAATAGAAATAGAAATGATAAGTTTAATAGTGTACAAACTATTGAAAGTAAGGATTTTAAAGTAAGGGGACAGTTAAGTATTATTAATAATAATGTCATATTTAACACCGATAATATGGAATTAAATAATGATAATAAAGTCACAATAAAACATGCCTCTGTGCTTTTTAATGTAAAAGGAAAATCATTTTTAGTGAAAGATAAGAAAAGTTTACTCATTAATATTAATGAAAGTAAAAAGAAGGGTGAAAATTTATTTGGTAGAGATGATTTTTAA
- a CDS encoding filamentous hemagglutinin N-terminal domain-containing protein, protein MMKKLNLFAKPRYGLLILCLSTNVYSSDNGIVVDTHKYKDLEVVKNQEGIETVFIEKPDENGSSFNYFTSFNVNNAGAIIDNRSAEANIIINEVTSQETSKLNGDLSVLGKASALIIANPNGIECNQCQFSGVNNVSLVTGVNDINNKDHYNMSNKEIIINGMGETPKKQTINIVSNNIKIIDDYDIDYLNVIGGYSKVVFGDYLWDGFNYRNGLITIERKNYFGSDNIEYSIDKGLKLTYPGMIANKKIDNYYELNIIKVNKDNDLIYSAYSKFKNQGISTKEMLAYTHALNSKEYQVQ, encoded by the coding sequence ATGATGAAAAAATTAAATTTATTCGCTAAACCCCGTTATGGTTTATTAATTTTATGTCTATCAACTAATGTTTATTCATCTGACAATGGAATTGTTGTTGATACTCATAAATATAAAGATTTGGAAGTGGTTAAAAACCAAGAAGGTATTGAAACGGTATTTATTGAAAAACCCGATGAAAATGGATCCTCTTTTAATTATTTTACGTCATTCAATGTTAATAATGCAGGTGCTATTATTGATAATCGTTCTGCTGAAGCCAATATCATTATTAATGAGGTCACTTCACAAGAAACAAGTAAGCTAAACGGTGATTTATCTGTTTTAGGAAAAGCGTCCGCACTTATCATTGCTAATCCTAATGGTATCGAGTGTAATCAGTGCCAATTTTCTGGTGTTAATAATGTGTCGTTAGTGACAGGAGTTAATGATATAAATAATAAAGACCATTATAATATGTCTAATAAAGAAATCATTATTAATGGTATGGGAGAGACACCTAAAAAACAGACAATAAATATTGTATCAAATAATATTAAGATAATTGATGATTATGATATAGATTATTTAAATGTTATTGGAGGATATAGTAAAGTAGTTTTTGGTGATTATCTATGGGACGGATTTAATTACCGTAATGGTCTCATTACTATTGAAAGAAAAAATTATTTTGGATCAGATAATATTGAGTATTCTATTGATAAAGGATTGAAATTAACCTATCCAGGTATGATTGCAAATAAAAAAATCGATAACTATTACGAATTAAACATTATTAAGGTAAATAAAGATAATGATTTGATTTATTCTGCTTATAGTAAATTTAAAAATCAGGGTATTTCAACAAAAGAAATGTTAGCTTACACTCATGCATTAAATAGCAAAGAATATCAAGTTCAATAG
- the dppF gene encoding dipeptide ABC transporter ATP-binding subunit DppF, translated as MAEINPNVSTPLLKAVNLAKYYSVKGGIFSKERTVKALDGVSFELERGKTLAVVGESGCGKSTLGRLLTMIEIPTSGELSYRGQNLLVKDKSAEKLRRQKIQIVFQNPYGSLNPRKKVGQILEEPLLINTALNASERKEKVLSMMAKVGLKTEHYSRYPHMFSGGQRQRIAIARGLMLDPDIVVADEPVSALDVSVRAQVLNLMMDLQQDMGLSYVFISHDLSVVEHIADEVIVMYLGRCVEKGTKAQIFENPQHPYTQALLSATPRLTPELRRERIKLTGELPSPLNPPSGCAFAARCRRAFGMCTQLQPTLKEYDGQRIACFAVEQDHAEV; from the coding sequence ATGGCTGAAATTAATCCAAATGTATCAACTCCCTTATTAAAAGCGGTTAATTTAGCGAAGTATTACAGCGTAAAAGGCGGTATTTTTTCAAAAGAAAGAACAGTTAAAGCGCTTGATGGTGTCTCTTTTGAATTAGAGCGCGGTAAAACCTTGGCTGTTGTTGGTGAATCAGGGTGTGGTAAATCTACATTAGGTCGATTATTAACGATGATTGAGATCCCGACTTCAGGTGAGCTTTCTTATCGTGGGCAAAATCTATTAGTTAAAGATAAATCGGCTGAGAAGCTACGTCGCCAAAAGATCCAGATTGTATTTCAAAACCCTTATGGATCATTGAATCCACGTAAAAAAGTGGGACAAATTTTAGAAGAGCCTTTATTGATTAATACAGCGCTTAATGCTTCTGAGCGGAAAGAAAAAGTATTATCAATGATGGCTAAAGTAGGATTAAAAACAGAACATTATAGCCGATATCCACATATGTTTTCTGGTGGTCAACGTCAGCGTATTGCTATTGCACGAGGCCTGATGCTTGATCCAGACATTGTGGTTGCAGATGAGCCCGTTTCTGCACTAGATGTATCTGTTCGTGCCCAAGTCTTGAATTTGATGATGGATCTGCAACAAGACATGGGACTTTCTTATGTTTTTATTTCTCATGATCTTTCCGTTGTTGAACATATTGCAGATGAAGTTATTGTAATGTATTTAGGGCGTTGTGTAGAAAAAGGAACAAAAGCTCAAATTTTTGAAAATCCTCAACATCCTTATACACAGGCATTATTATCAGCAACACCAAGATTGACGCCTGAATTAAGACGAGAGCGTATTAAATTAACAGGTGAATTGCCTAGTCCGTTAAATCCACCATCAGGATGTGCTTTTGCCGCTCGTTGTCGCCGAGCATTTGGTATGTGCACACAACTGCAGCCCACTTTAAAAGAGTATGATGGGCAGCGAATCGCTTGTTTTGCCGTAGAGCAAGATCACGCAGAAGTTTAA
- the dppD gene encoding dipeptide ABC transporter ATP-binding protein: protein MALLNINQLSVHFGDEDTPFKAVDRISYQVEEGQVVGIVGESGSGKSVSSLAIMGLIDFPGRVSAKELYFDGRDLMKISESERRNLVGADVAMIFQDPMTSLNPCFTVGYQIMEALKVHQGGSRKTRKQRAIDLLTLVGIPDPASRLDVYPHQLSGGMSQRVMIAMAIACRPKLLIADEPTTALDVTIQAQIIELLLDLQKQENMALVLITHDLALVAEAADTIIVMYAGQVVESGKASEIFKAPRHPYTQALLRALPEFASNKARLASLSGVVPGRYDRPTGCLLNPRCPYAHDECYKIEPELKELGAHRVKCHTPLDNAGRPTHG, encoded by the coding sequence ATGGCATTACTAAATATTAATCAACTATCTGTTCACTTTGGTGATGAAGATACTCCGTTTAAGGCGGTAGACCGAATTAGCTATCAAGTTGAAGAAGGGCAAGTTGTCGGTATTGTTGGGGAATCAGGTTCAGGTAAATCCGTTAGCTCATTGGCGATTATGGGGCTTATCGATTTTCCGGGGCGAGTGAGCGCAAAAGAGCTCTATTTTGATGGCAGAGATCTGATGAAAATCTCTGAATCAGAACGACGCAATTTAGTCGGAGCCGATGTTGCGATGATTTTCCAAGATCCTATGACAAGCTTGAATCCTTGTTTTACGGTTGGCTATCAAATTATGGAAGCCTTAAAAGTCCATCAGGGAGGAAGTCGTAAAACACGCAAACAACGTGCTATCGACCTCTTAACGCTGGTGGGTATTCCTGATCCCGCTTCTCGCTTAGATGTCTATCCACATCAGCTTTCAGGGGGAATGAGCCAGCGTGTTATGATTGCAATGGCAATTGCTTGTCGCCCTAAATTATTGATTGCTGATGAACCAACCACGGCACTGGATGTGACTATTCAGGCTCAAATCATAGAACTTTTGCTAGATTTACAAAAACAAGAAAATATGGCGCTCGTGTTGATCACGCATGATCTCGCATTAGTGGCGGAAGCCGCAGACACCATTATTGTAATGTATGCGGGGCAAGTGGTGGAATCCGGAAAAGCATCAGAAATATTTAAAGCGCCTCGCCATCCTTATACTCAAGCATTATTAAGAGCACTTCCTGAATTTGCGAGTAATAAAGCACGATTAGCATCGTTATCGGGTGTTGTACCAGGACGCTATGATCGCCCAACAGGCTGCTTACTCAATCCACGTTGCCCATATGCTCATGATGAATGTTATAAGATTGAGCCTGAATTAAAAGAATTAGGGGCGCACCGTGTGAAATGTCATACACCGTTAGATAATGCAGGGAGACCTACCCATGGCTGA
- the dppC gene encoding dipeptide ABC transporter permease DppC has protein sequence MTENKVTPVISAPAPMTPFQEFWHYFKQNKGAVVGLIYIVIMLLIALLAGFLAPHAPNEQFRDFLLAPPVWQEGGSWQFILGTDDVGRDILSRLMFGARLSLLVGCIVVVLSLILGIILGLAAGYFGGLVDIGIMRVVDIMLALPSLLLALVLVAIFGPSIVNASIALTFVALPHYVRLTRAAVLIEVNRDYVIASRVAGAGSLRQMFINILPNCLAPLIVQASLGFSNAILDMAALGFLGMGAQPPTPEWGTMLSDVLQFTQSAWWVVTFPGLAILFTVLAFNLMGDGLRDALDPKLKQ, from the coding sequence ATGACTGAAAATAAAGTAACACCGGTCATCAGTGCACCGGCTCCTATGACCCCCTTCCAAGAATTTTGGCACTATTTTAAACAAAATAAAGGTGCCGTTGTTGGGTTAATCTATATTGTAATTATGTTGCTTATTGCATTACTGGCAGGTTTTCTTGCACCTCATGCCCCTAATGAACAATTTCGTGATTTCTTATTAGCGCCCCCTGTTTGGCAAGAAGGGGGGAGCTGGCAATTTATTCTCGGTACTGATGATGTTGGTCGCGATATTCTTTCTCGTTTAATGTTTGGTGCTCGTCTTTCATTATTGGTGGGCTGCATCGTTGTCGTACTATCACTTATCTTAGGAATTATTCTAGGGTTGGCAGCGGGTTATTTCGGTGGCCTTGTGGATATCGGCATTATGCGTGTTGTTGATATCATGCTGGCATTACCAAGTTTATTATTGGCATTAGTTTTGGTCGCTATTTTTGGTCCCTCTATTGTTAATGCTTCTATTGCGTTAACTTTTGTTGCCTTACCGCATTATGTTCGACTCACTCGTGCCGCTGTCTTAATTGAAGTGAATCGCGATTATGTGATTGCCTCTCGTGTCGCTGGCGCGGGTTCATTGCGTCAGATGTTTATTAATATCTTACCTAACTGTCTTGCTCCTTTAATTGTTCAAGCTTCTTTAGGTTTTTCTAATGCAATCTTAGATATGGCAGCATTAGGCTTTTTAGGGATGGGCGCGCAGCCACCAACACCTGAATGGGGAACCATGTTGTCTGATGTATTACAGTTTACACAAAGTGCATGGTGGGTTGTAACGTTTCCTGGTTTGGCGATTTTGTTTACCGTATTAGCCTTTAACTTAATGGGTGATGGTTTACGAGACGCGCTTGATCCGAAATTAAAGCAGTAA
- the dppB gene encoding dipeptide ABC transporter permease DppB — MLQFILQRLGLVIPTFIGITLLTFIFVHLIPGDPVMIMAGERGLSPERHAYLMAELGLDKPLWQQYINYLNGIFHGDLGISLKSRIPVWDEFLPRFKATLELGVCAMIFAVSVGIPVGVLAAVKRGSIFDHTAISVSLAGYSMPIFWWGIMLIMLVSVKLDLTPVSGRLADSVFLDDSNPLTGFMLIDTFVWGEEGDFLDAVHHIILPAIVLGTIPLAVIVRMTRSSMLEVLGEDYIRTARAKGLSRARVILIHALRNAMLPVVTVIGLQVGTMLAGAILTETIFSWPGLGRWLIDALQRRDYPVVQGGVLLIATMIIFVNLLVDVLYGIVNPRIRHKK, encoded by the coding sequence ATGCTGCAATTTATCCTTCAACGTTTGGGACTTGTGATCCCTACGTTTATCGGAATTACATTACTGACGTTTATTTTTGTTCATCTTATTCCCGGTGATCCGGTAATGATTATGGCTGGTGAACGTGGACTTTCTCCAGAGCGACATGCTTATTTAATGGCAGAGTTGGGACTGGATAAGCCGTTATGGCAACAATATATCAATTACCTAAATGGCATTTTCCATGGTGATTTAGGTATTTCATTAAAAAGCCGCATTCCTGTATGGGATGAATTTTTACCTCGCTTTAAAGCTACTTTAGAACTTGGCGTTTGCGCCATGATTTTTGCGGTTTCGGTTGGGATCCCTGTGGGGGTTTTGGCAGCCGTAAAACGTGGTTCTATCTTTGATCATACTGCGATTAGTGTGTCATTAGCTGGTTACTCCATGCCAATCTTTTGGTGGGGGATCATGTTAATCATGCTAGTGTCTGTAAAACTCGATCTCACGCCTGTCTCTGGCCGCCTTGCTGATAGCGTCTTTTTAGATGACAGTAACCCACTGACTGGATTTATGCTGATTGATACCTTTGTTTGGGGAGAGGAAGGGGATTTCTTAGATGCCGTTCATCACATCATTTTACCTGCCATTGTATTAGGAACCATTCCTTTAGCTGTTATCGTGCGTATGACGCGTTCTTCGATGCTTGAAGTATTAGGCGAAGATTATATTCGAACCGCGAGAGCAAAAGGTTTAAGTCGCGCTCGCGTTATTCTTATCCACGCATTACGCAATGCGATGTTGCCGGTTGTCACTGTTATTGGATTACAAGTTGGAACAATGCTGGCGGGGGCAATTTTAACAGAAACAATTTTCTCATGGCCGGGATTAGGGCGCTGGTTGATTGATGCCTTACAGCGACGTGACTACCCCGTTGTGCAAGGTGGTGTGCTGTTAATTGCAACGATGATTATCTTCGTCAATCTGTTGGTTGATGTTCTTTATGGCATTGTGAACCCTCGTATTCGCCATAAAAAATAA
- the dppA gene encoding dipeptide ABC transporter periplasmic-binding protein DppA — MKSSKKQTGILTATIGLLALAVSAGVQAKTLVYCSEGSPEGFNPQLFTSGTTYDASSVPIYNRLVEFKLGTTEIIPGLAESWDVSDDGKVYTFHLRKGVNWHSSKTFKPTREFNADDVMYTFMRQMDPKHPYHKVSGGSYEYFSGMDMNNMIEKIEKVDDHTVRFVLTRSEAPFIADMAMDFASILSAEYADNMMKAGTPEKVDLDPIGTGPFQLQQYQKDSRILYKANDQYWGKKPDIDRLVFSITPDASVRYAKLQKGECQAMPFPNPADIAKMKQNSDINLLEQPGLNVGYISFNVEKKPLDNQKVRQALSMAVNKDAIIEAVYQGAGQKAKNLIPPTMWGYNDDVVDYEYNPEKAKALLKEAGLADGFTIDLWAMPVQRPYNPNARRMAEMVQADWEKIGVKTKIVSYEWGEYLKRAKSGEHQAVMMGWTGDNGDPDNFFATLFSCAAKEQGSNYSKWCYKPFEDLIQPARVAADHEKRVELYKQAQVVMHDQAPALIIAHSTVYEPVSKKVENYVVDPLGKHHFENVSLK, encoded by the coding sequence ATGAAAAGCTCCAAAAAACAGACAGGAATTTTGACCGCTACTATTGGATTGCTCGCATTAGCTGTTTCTGCGGGAGTGCAGGCAAAAACATTGGTGTATTGCTCAGAAGGTTCACCTGAAGGGTTTAACCCTCAGTTATTTACTTCTGGAACAACCTATGACGCAAGTTCAGTGCCTATCTATAACCGCTTAGTTGAATTTAAACTGGGGACAACCGAAATCATTCCCGGTTTAGCTGAAAGCTGGGATGTGAGTGATGATGGCAAAGTGTATACCTTCCATTTGCGTAAAGGCGTGAATTGGCATAGTAGTAAAACCTTTAAACCAACACGCGAATTTAATGCGGATGACGTGATGTATACGTTTATGCGTCAAATGGATCCAAAACATCCGTACCATAAAGTCTCTGGTGGAAGTTATGAATACTTCTCTGGAATGGATATGAACAACATGATCGAGAAAATCGAGAAAGTTGATGATCATACCGTGCGTTTTGTTTTAACTCGCTCAGAAGCGCCTTTTATTGCTGATATGGCAATGGACTTTGCATCCATATTATCTGCTGAATATGCGGATAATATGATGAAAGCAGGTACACCTGAGAAAGTAGATCTAGATCCCATTGGTACAGGACCTTTTCAATTACAGCAATATCAAAAAGATTCTCGTATTCTTTATAAAGCCAATGATCAATATTGGGGTAAAAAACCCGATATTGACCGTTTAGTTTTCTCTATTACACCTGATGCCTCTGTTCGATATGCAAAACTGCAAAAAGGGGAGTGCCAGGCAATGCCTTTCCCTAATCCTGCTGATATTGCGAAGATGAAACAAAATAGCGATATCAATCTGTTAGAACAGCCGGGCTTAAACGTAGGTTATATCTCTTTTAACGTTGAGAAAAAACCACTGGATAACCAAAAAGTTCGCCAAGCATTAAGTATGGCGGTGAATAAAGACGCCATTATTGAAGCGGTTTATCAAGGTGCTGGTCAGAAAGCGAAAAACCTTATTCCTCCTACAATGTGGGGTTATAACGATGATGTCGTCGATTACGAATATAACCCTGAAAAAGCGAAAGCATTGCTAAAAGAAGCAGGTCTTGCTGATGGTTTTACTATCGATTTATGGGCAATGCCAGTACAGCGTCCTTATAACCCAAATGCCCGCCGTATGGCTGAAATGGTACAAGCGGATTGGGAAAAAATTGGTGTTAAAACCAAAATCGTAAGTTACGAGTGGGGGGAATATCTCAAGCGTGCTAAATCCGGTGAACACCAAGCAGTTATGATGGGGTGGACAGGTGATAACGGAGATCCAGATAACTTCTTCGCTACGCTGTTTAGTTGTGCGGCAAAAGAGCAAGGCTCGAACTATTCAAAATGGTGCTATAAGCCATTTGAAGATCTGATCCAGCCTGCACGAGTAGCGGCTGATCATGAAAAGCGCGTAGAGCTCTACAAACAAGCTCAAGTTGTGATGCATGACCAAGCACCAGCTTTGATTATTGCTCACTCGACCGTTTATGAACCAGTGAGTAAAAAAGTAGAAAACTACGTGGTTGATCCATTAGGCAAACATCACTTCGAGAATGTCTCTCTTAAATAA